The Lycium barbarum isolate Lr01 chromosome 10, ASM1917538v2, whole genome shotgun sequence genome includes a region encoding these proteins:
- the LOC132614304 gene encoding SART-1 family protein DOT2 has product MGMMEIDGRERSAERRDHDDSPVKERWEDGHYDLEESGYDKSKDSSKHRSKDRKSSGRREEKEYKRDRESKELEKDRSSARDRRKEDRDERERDKTREKIREKDSDRDKYKDKERERDKDRRDRGKEKERDRDRERDTERVREKERGKDKGRDKEKDKEKEKERSKDKEREKHRDKEKEKEREYDRERGRDAVEKEKGRERTKEKGKEVDEDKERSRDKDRGSRRQRDEGHDRSKDRRKDDVQRVEDSDSDYQDAAKQETVSHEDEDRAQNNAVETAGSRSELEERILKMKEERLKKKSEGASEVLSWVNKSRKIEEKRNAEKERALQLSKIFEEQDKMNGEESDEEENARLAAKELGGMKVLHGLDKVVEGGAVVLTLKDQSILAGDDINQEVDMLENVEIGEQKRRNDAYKAAKKKTGIYDDKFNDEPGSERKILPKYDDPAEEEGVTLDATGAFSVDAEKKLEELRKRLQGPSSKNLAEDLNSSGKLLSDYYTQEEMVQFKKPKKKKSLRKKEKMDLDALEAEAKSAGLGVGDLGSRNDKTRQVLKEEKERAEAETRSNAYQAAYAKAEEASKALRPEKSTKNQREEDDAVFDDDDEELRKSLERARKLALRKQEGLAKTFPESIASLAASRSNDSTMDNPSSVSGESHENKVVFTEMEEFVWGLQLDEEEQKPGSDDVFMEEDVLPKPSDEEMKNEDGGWTEVKETKEEEPSVKEEEMEVAPDETIREVPVGKGLSGVLKLLQDRGTLKEDIDWGGRNMDKKKSKLVGIRSEDGKKEIHIERTDEYGRILTPKEAFRLLSHKFHGKGPGKMKQEKRMRQYQEELKIKQMNNSDTPSQSVERMKEAQVQFKTPYLVLSGNVKPGQTSDPRSGFATVEKDLPGGLTPMLGDKKVEHFLGIKRKHEPGEGSSQKKPKT; this is encoded by the exons ATGGGAATGATGGAGATAGATGGACGTGAAAGAAGTGCTGAAAGGAGGGATCATGATGACTCCCCTGTTAAGGAGAGGTGGGAAGATGGGCACTATGATTTGGAAGAAAGCGGGTATGATAAATCTAAAGATTCAAGTAAGCATCGAAGCAAGGATAGGAAAAGTAGTGGCCGAAGAGAAGAGAAAGAGTATAAAAGAGATCGGGAGAGTAAAGAGTTGGAGAAAGATAGGTCATCAGCTCGAGATAGGAGGAAGGAGGATAGAGATGAGCGTGAAAGGGATAAGACAAGGGAGAAGATTAGGGAGAAAGATAGTGATAGGGACAAGTACAAAGATAAAGAACGGGAAAGAGATAAAGATCGTAGAGATCGTGGAAAAGAAAAGGAGCGAGACCGCGATAGAGAGAGGGATACTGAGCGGGTGCGAGAGAAGGAAAGAGGGAAGGACAAAGGCAGGGACAAGGAGAaggataaagaaaaagaaaaggagaggAGCAAGGACAAGGAAAGGGAGAAGCATAGAGAtaaggaaaaggaaaaagaaagggaGTATGACAGGGAAAGAGGTAGAGATGCAGTTGAGAAGGAAAAGGGGAGAGAGAGAACTAAAGAGAAAGGGAAGGAAGTGGACGAGGATAAGGAGAGGTCAAGAGACAAAGATAGGGGCAGCCGTAGGCAGCGAGACGAGGGTCATGATAGGAGTAAGGACAGGCGGAAGGATGATGTGCAAAGAGTAGAAGATTCTGATTCTGATTATCAGGATGCTGCCAAGCAAGAAACAGTTTCTCATGAGGATGAGGATAGGGCACAAAACAATGCAGTTGAAACAGCTGGATCACGTTCAGAGCTGGAGGAACGCATTCTTAA GATGAAGGAAGAAAGGTTGAAGAAAAAATCAGAAGGTGCTTCTGAGGTGTTGTCGTGGGTTAACAAGAGCCGTAAGATTGAGGAGAAAAGGAACGCTGAGAAGGAGAGAGCCTTGCAGCTTTCAAAGATTTTTGAAGAGCAG GACAAAATGAATGGAGAAGAAAGCGATGAGGAGGAGAATGCCCGGCTAGCTGCAA AAGAGCTAGGTGGGATGAAAGTACTCCATGGGCTTGACAAAGTAGTTGAAGGTGGGGCAGTTGTCTTGACACTCAAAGATCAGAGCATACTTGCTGGTGATGATATTAATCAAG AGGTTGATATGCTTGAAAATGTGGAAATTGGAGAGCAGAAGCGGAGGAATGACGCTTACAAGGCTGCAAAAAAGAAAACAGGGATCTACGATGACAA GTTCAATGATGAGCCTGGTTCTGAAAGGAAAATATTACCAAAATATGATGACCCGGCTGAAGAGGAG GGCGTTACTCTTGATGCAACTGGAGCTTTCAGTGTTGATGCAGAGAAGAAACTGGAGGAG CTCCGGAAAAGGCTTCAGGGGCCTTCCTCAAAAAATCTGGCGGAAGATCTCAATTCTTCTGGGAAATTATTGTCCGACTACTATACTCAAGAGGAAATGGTTCAATTTAAGAAGCCCAAGAAGAAGAAATCACTGAGGAAGAAAGAGAAGATGGATCTAGATGCCCTTGAAGCTGAGGCCAAATCCGCTGGTTTGGGTGTTGGTGATCTTGGTTCTCGCAATGATAAGACAAGGCAGGTCCTCAAGGAGGAAAAGGAGAGGGCAGAGGCAGAGACAAGGAGCAACGCTTACCAGGCTGCTTATGCCAAGGCTGAAGAGGCGTCCAAAGCACTTCGACCCGAGAAATCTACTAAGAACCAGAGAGAGGAAGATGATGCAGtatttgatgatgatgatgaagagctTAGAAAATCCTTAGAAAGAGCCAGAAAGCTTGCTTTGAGAAAGCAAGAGGGCCTTGCCAAAACCTTTCCAGAGTCAATTGCTTCACTTGCCGCTTCCCGTTCAAATGACTCAACCATGGATAATCCAAGTTCTGTATCTGGAGAGTCGCACGAGAACAAGGTTGTCTTCACAGAGATGGAAGAGTTTGTCTGGGGTCTTCAGCTTGATGAAG AAGAACAAAAACCTGGTAGTGATGATGTTTTCATGGAGGAAGACGTGTTGCCAAAACCCTCTGATGAAGAAATGAAGAATGAGGATGGTGGTTGGACCGAGGTGAAGGAAACCAAGGAAGAGGAACCCTCTGTAAAGGAGGAGGAAATGGAAGTAGCTCCAGATGAGACGATACGTGAAGTCCCAGTTGGAAAGGGTTTATCAGGGGTTCTCAAACTTTTGCAAGATCGAGGTACGCTCAAGGAAGATATTGACTGGGGTGGTCGAAACATGGACAAGAAGAAGAGCAAGCTTGTAGGCATCCGTAGTGAGGACGGGAAAAAGGAAATACACATTGAAAGGACTGATGAATATGGGCGAATC CTGACTCCAAAGGAGGCCTTTCGGTTGCTTTCACATAAATTTCATGGGAAGGGACCTGGGAAGATGAAGCAAGAAAAGCGTATGCGGCAATACCAGGAGGAGCTGAAGATAAAACAGATGAACAATTCAGATACTCCATCACAGTCTGTGGAGAGGATGAAAGAAGCTCAAGTTCAATTTAAAACTCCATATCTTGTTCTCAGCGGAAATGTTAAACCAGG GCAAACTAGTGATCCTAGAAGTGGTTTTGCTACTGTTGAGAAGGATTTGCCTGGAGGTTTGACCCCCATGCTTGGTGATAAGAAG GTTGAGCACTTTTTGGGCATAAAACGCAAGCATGAGCCAGGAGAAGGGAGCTCACAAAAGAAGCCCAAAACCTAA
- the LOC132612677 gene encoding uncharacterized protein LOC132612677 — protein sequence MDTERALVLAATNRPFDLDEAVIMRLPRRLMVNLPDALNRTKFLKEILAKENLAPDVDLDLVASMTDGYFRSDLKNLCVAAAYGPVREILEREKRNMLPFTFMVIGTKCK from the coding sequence ATGGATACTGAACGAGCTCTGGTACTTGCAGCAACAAACAGGCCATTCGACCTTGACGAGGCTGTTATAATGCGACTGCCACGCAGGTTGATGGTCAATTTACCAGATGCTCTAAACAGAACAAAATTTCTAAAAGAGATACTCGCAAAAGAAAACTTGGCTCCAGATGTTGATCTGGATTTAGTTGCAAGTATGACAGATGGATATTTCAGAAGTGACCTTAAGAATCTCTGTGTGGCAGCTGCATACGGGCCCGTTAGAGAGATCCTAGAAAGGGAAAAAAGGAACATGTTGcccttcacatttatggttatagggaCAAAATGCAAATGA
- the LOC132613917 gene encoding thioredoxin-like 3-2, chloroplastic has translation MSSSTKFSPVIQQQLHPRKSNPSSISTLKVPRLLLLPPISLNCSKIHLDFRVRAEILENQENLNDDSPASVQLQPVCSEPEFDRVIADAQQLDESVVILWKASWCRKCIYLKPKLEKLAADYFPRTRFHSVDVNNVPHKLVVRAGITKMPTIQLWRDGKKQAEIIGGHKAYVVVSEVRDMIENQDNL, from the exons ATGTCTAGCTCTACAAAATTCTCTCCTGTTATTCAACAACAATTACACCCAAGAAAATCAAACCCATCTTCCATTTCAACCCTCAAAGTTCCAAGATTGCTACTTTTACCCCCAATTTCtttaaattgttcaaaaattcACTTGGACTTTAGAGTAAGAGCTGAGattttggaaaatcaagaaaatcttaATGATGATTCACCTGCTTCAGTTCAACTTCAACCCGTTTGTAGTGAACCCGAATTTGATCGGGTCATTGCTGATGCACAACAACTTGATGAATCTGTTGTAATTTTATG GAAGGCAAGCTGGTGCCGCAAATGCATATACTTGAAACCAAAATTGGAAAAATTGGCTGCTGACTACTTCCCAAG AACACGCTTTCACTCTGTTGATGTCAATAATGTTCCACACAAGCTTGTGGTTCGGGCAGGAATAACT AAAATGCCGACTATACAG TTATGGAGGGATGGAAAGAAACAGGCGGAAATAATTGGAGGCCACAAAGCATATGTAGTTGTTAGTGAGGTCCGCGATATGATTGAAAATCAAGATAATTTGTGA